The following are from one region of the Isoalcanivorax indicus genome:
- a CDS encoding S1 family serine peptidase, translating into MHVLHQVSIPALLCLGSAVLSSAHGSGLTPYIYGGDDAKQGAWPWMALLAIVDPASSPGSRQVRVFRCGGILINEDYVLTAAHCLFNTDEDPPLQAQDIRIAFNQIEAPGSLNGYQTFAAEIIIHPDYDEYLSSGLNDDIALLRLNEPASVVTTFPALASQTDINTLELLTDAERDDIALALGWGQTEDGNVASTLQQVLLDYIPRGKCNQAWGGVHISDKMVCAAEPHPPETASDGQDTCFGDSGGPLLIDADSETPISIGITSFGTSDCGNPNPPGVYTNVAFYREWISAVVHGTAPVDEPAAPPADAPEESADDPASDPEAETDLARTGSSGGFSISWLLLALPLLSMRRQSRRASRSAR; encoded by the coding sequence ATGCACGTTTTACATCAGGTTTCCATCCCCGCCCTCCTCTGCCTGGGCAGTGCCGTGCTTTCCTCCGCCCACGGTTCGGGCCTGACACCCTATATCTACGGCGGCGACGATGCCAAGCAAGGCGCCTGGCCATGGATGGCGTTGCTGGCGATCGTCGATCCCGCTTCGTCCCCCGGCAGTCGCCAGGTTCGCGTCTTCCGCTGTGGAGGCATCCTGATCAACGAGGACTATGTCCTGACCGCGGCCCACTGCCTGTTCAACACCGATGAAGACCCGCCGTTGCAGGCGCAGGACATACGGATCGCCTTCAACCAGATCGAGGCACCCGGCAGCCTCAATGGTTACCAGACCTTCGCTGCCGAAATTATTATTCACCCGGATTACGATGAGTACCTGAGCTCAGGCCTGAACGATGACATTGCGCTGTTGCGGCTGAACGAACCCGCTTCCGTCGTGACCACTTTCCCAGCTCTGGCCAGCCAGACAGATATCAATACACTGGAACTGCTGACGGACGCTGAACGTGATGACATCGCCCTGGCACTGGGATGGGGACAGACAGAAGATGGCAATGTTGCGTCAACGCTGCAACAGGTGCTGCTGGATTATATTCCGCGCGGGAAGTGCAACCAGGCCTGGGGCGGCGTTCACATCAGCGACAAGATGGTCTGTGCCGCCGAACCCCATCCGCCAGAGACGGCAAGCGATGGCCAGGATACCTGCTTCGGTGACAGTGGTGGCCCCCTGCTGATCGACGCTGATAGCGAAACGCCCATCTCCATCGGTATTACCAGCTTTGGAACAAGCGATTGCGGCAACCCGAATCCACCCGGTGTGTACACCAACGTGGCTTTTTACCGGGAGTGGATCAGCGCCGTAGTGCACGGAACAGCCCCTGTCGACGAGCCGGCGGCTCCCCCTGCCGACGCGCCTGAAGAATCCGCAGATGATCCTGCCTCCGACCCGGAAGCGGAGACGGACCTCGCCCGGACAGGCTCATCGGGCGGCTTCAGCATCAGTTGGCTGCTGCTGGCCTTGCCACTGCTATCGATGCGCCGTCAGTCGCGCCGCGCCAGCAGATCCGCAAGATAA
- the dinB gene encoding DNA polymerase IV, giving the protein MSDTAQQKIIHVDCDCFYAAVETRDDPRLRGRPVAVGGDPGRRGVIATCNYEARHYGVRSAMASSQALRLCPELVILPPQFDKYRKVSASIQQIFRRYTPHIEPLSLDEAFLDVSESTHFDNSATRIAQAIRDAVRKEVGITVSAGVAPNKFLAKIASDWRKPDGLFVIRPEQVADFVSALPVQRLSGVGRVTAGKLDAMGIRTCADLQGFDKLTLSQQFGSFGERLWHLARGEDDRRVQSSRRRKSVSVEKTYAEDLVSLTRWRAQLPDLLVRLRARLSQLDHGYVIQGLTAKVRYQDFSQATCDGPGEQLDEAAFAPLLDALWERRGEAARLVGIGVRLRDLNAPEQPDLFEEERQRALANQRAQL; this is encoded by the coding sequence ATGAGCGACACCGCGCAGCAAAAAATCATCCACGTCGATTGCGATTGCTTTTACGCCGCCGTGGAAACCCGCGACGACCCTCGCCTGCGCGGTCGCCCGGTTGCGGTGGGCGGTGACCCCGGTCGACGTGGCGTGATTGCCACCTGCAATTATGAGGCCAGGCACTACGGCGTGCGCTCGGCCATGGCCTCTTCCCAGGCGCTGCGGCTGTGCCCGGAGCTGGTCATCCTGCCGCCGCAGTTCGACAAGTACCGCAAGGTGTCCGCCAGCATCCAGCAGATATTTCGCCGCTATACCCCGCACATTGAACCGCTGTCGCTGGATGAAGCCTTTCTGGATGTCTCCGAAAGCACGCATTTCGACAACAGCGCCACGCGCATTGCCCAGGCGATTCGCGACGCCGTGCGCAAGGAAGTCGGCATCACCGTATCGGCGGGCGTAGCCCCGAACAAGTTTCTCGCCAAGATCGCCAGTGACTGGCGCAAGCCCGATGGCCTGTTCGTCATTCGCCCGGAGCAGGTCGCTGATTTTGTCAGCGCCCTGCCCGTACAGCGTCTGTCTGGCGTGGGGCGCGTGACGGCGGGCAAACTGGACGCCATGGGCATACGCACCTGCGCCGACCTGCAGGGCTTCGACAAGCTGACCCTCAGCCAGCAGTTCGGCAGCTTCGGCGAACGTCTGTGGCACCTGGCTCGCGGCGAAGACGACCGCCGTGTGCAAAGCAGCCGCCGACGCAAGTCGGTGAGCGTGGAAAAAACCTATGCCGAGGACCTGGTCTCGCTGACCCGCTGGCGGGCGCAACTGCCCGACCTGCTGGTGCGCCTGCGCGCACGCCTGAGCCAGCTGGATCACGGCTATGTGATCCAGGGCCTGACGGCGAAGGTGCGTTATCAGGATTTCTCGCAGGCGACGTGCGATGGGCCCGGGGAGCAGTTGGATGAAGCGGCCTTTGCCCCGTTACTCGACGCCTTGTGGGAACGTCGTGGGGAAGCGGCGAGGCTGGTGGGTATCGGGGTGCGGCTACGCGATCTGAATGCGCCGGAGCAGCCGGATCTGTTCGAGGAGGAGCGCCAGCGCGCGCTGGCGAATCAGCGCGCGCAGCTATGA
- a CDS encoding cupin domain-containing protein has translation MKTRYAELPAYTTRDASEIRELLHPDVHAALGVRHQSLAEARVAPGAATVLHRHHRSEEIYHITAGGGRMTLGEETFTLRAGDTVCITPGTPHRLENTGDTPLVVLCACSPPYAHDDTELLEAP, from the coding sequence ATGAAAACCCGTTATGCCGAGCTACCGGCCTATACCACGCGCGATGCATCAGAGATCCGCGAGCTGCTGCATCCGGACGTGCATGCCGCCCTGGGCGTGCGCCATCAGTCCCTTGCCGAAGCGCGCGTGGCGCCCGGAGCCGCTACGGTATTGCATCGGCATCATCGTAGCGAGGAAATCTACCACATCACTGCCGGCGGCGGTCGCATGACACTGGGCGAGGAAACCTTCACCCTCCGCGCTGGCGATACCGTCTGCATTACCCCCGGTACGCCGCATCGGCTGGAAAATACCGGTGACACGCCACTGGTCGTGCTGTGCGCCTGCTCGCCGCCCTATGCGCACGATGATACCGAGCTGCTTGAGGCGCCATGA
- a CDS encoding type II toxin-antitoxin system ParD family antitoxin: MPTRNVVITDRQAALIEELVESGQYQNASEVLREGLRLVEERRAEYACKLEALRTAVQEGMEDIEAGRYTTFDSASALADDFRAEAAAIIAEVADAQKDRT; encoded by the coding sequence ATGCCGACCCGAAATGTAGTGATTACCGACCGCCAGGCCGCGCTGATTGAAGAACTGGTGGAAAGCGGCCAATACCAGAACGCCAGCGAGGTGCTGCGCGAGGGCTTGCGGCTGGTGGAAGAGCGCCGCGCCGAGTACGCCTGCAAGCTGGAAGCGCTGCGGACGGCGGTGCAGGAAGGGATGGAGGATATCGAAGCGGGACGTTACACCACCTTCGATTCCGCCAGCGCCCTGGCCGACGACTTCCGGGCGGAAGCGGCGGCCATCATCGCGGAAGTGGCCGACGCACAAAAAGACAGGACATGA
- a CDS encoding type II toxin-antitoxin system RelE/ParE family toxin: MSAVWRVRETASARADRARIIRWTATRFGTYQATIYAETIALALAALEAGPDTPGARQRGGLPGNVRLLHVARQGRKGRHFIVFRIGGEQVIDVLRILYDGMDLARHVD, encoded by the coding sequence ATGAGCGCCGTCTGGAGGGTGCGGGAGACGGCCAGCGCCAGGGCGGACAGGGCCAGAATCATTCGCTGGACAGCGACCCGCTTCGGGACATATCAGGCGACGATCTACGCAGAAACCATTGCATTGGCGCTTGCCGCGCTTGAAGCGGGGCCTGACACACCGGGGGCGCGGCAACGGGGTGGCTTGCCCGGGAATGTGCGCTTGCTCCATGTCGCCAGGCAGGGCCGCAAGGGTCGACACTTCATTGTTTTCCGCATCGGCGGCGAGCAGGTTATTGATGTCCTGCGCATACTTTATGACGGGATGGATCTGGCCAGACATGTCGATTGA
- a CDS encoding serine protease, whose translation MRIAARTLCCLSLMASLTHTGQVTANDVSTRIFGGEEAQASDWPWMTALRISFSDGTAGFCGGQQISPDWVLTAAHCLVKDGHNGARVEATVADVFYGAPTFPNGDFPAPGSGDEPAGLMILHGAFNFRNLLEGYDIALIPVSEAPLLQRYPDLADDTLVQALEAAPALDRDDRMTALGWGETAPSSGISETLQQVALDYINRAACGSFWFSADTDLLVCAGEPNPPFDAELGQDTCRGDSGGPLLTGTPDDPVIVGLTSFGSSQGCGLAHVPSGYTSTADMVDWIEQITASPPGGAPAHPLIDAAIAIPRYHTMPANTPDGYTIDFSLRNDSKMNAATLQRLTLTGENMDNLSLSLENSVCPDADCDLSAEMPLAPNDELAGQVALSSLPAGDDQRVTMSLQLDTQEHDYRSSNNRPTVRIFLTDKPDLNLVAPGFVRGTFTQQQRRASVRTRLENLSTHASTEGAGLSIVLPPATQLLNRQALQCTQSAEGLFCPAPPLAPGGQHSMTLELSSLDGLPRTLQLTAHTPAGTFGVGQTEAAVAVQYPDTETPVLRMGSGGALWGGLLLILILLRRRHVNRHVWPDPSRHKVCAGHQ comes from the coding sequence ATGCGCATCGCGGCGCGCACGCTTTGCTGTCTCAGTCTGATGGCAAGCCTGACCCATACCGGGCAGGTCACGGCCAACGACGTCAGCACACGCATTTTTGGAGGCGAAGAGGCCCAGGCCAGTGACTGGCCCTGGATGACGGCGCTGCGCATCTCTTTCAGCGATGGCACCGCCGGTTTCTGCGGTGGCCAACAGATTTCTCCAGACTGGGTGCTGACCGCTGCGCATTGCCTGGTCAAGGACGGTCACAACGGTGCCCGCGTGGAGGCCACGGTGGCCGACGTTTTTTACGGCGCACCCACCTTTCCCAATGGCGATTTTCCAGCCCCCGGATCGGGCGATGAACCGGCGGGACTGATGATCCTGCATGGCGCTTTCAATTTCCGGAATCTGCTCGAAGGCTACGACATCGCCCTGATTCCCGTCAGCGAAGCGCCCCTGCTCCAACGCTATCCGGATCTGGCTGATGACACGCTGGTGCAAGCTCTGGAGGCAGCCCCCGCGCTGGACCGCGACGACCGCATGACGGCGCTCGGCTGGGGCGAAACCGCACCGTCTTCCGGCATCTCCGAAACCCTTCAACAGGTCGCGCTGGACTATATCAACCGCGCTGCCTGCGGCAGCTTCTGGTTCAGCGCTGACACCGACCTGCTGGTATGCGCTGGCGAACCCAACCCGCCCTTCGATGCCGAACTCGGCCAGGACACCTGCCGCGGCGACAGCGGCGGCCCCTTGCTCACGGGCACGCCCGACGATCCCGTGATCGTCGGCCTGACCAGTTTCGGCTCCAGCCAGGGTTGCGGTCTGGCCCACGTGCCCAGCGGCTACACCAGTACTGCCGACATGGTGGACTGGATTGAGCAGATCACCGCATCACCACCAGGGGGCGCTCCTGCCCATCCCTTGATTGATGCCGCCATCGCTATTCCCCGTTATCACACGATGCCTGCAAATACCCCGGACGGCTACACCATCGATTTTTCGCTGCGTAATGACAGCAAGATGAATGCGGCCACACTGCAACGTCTGACCCTGACCGGCGAGAACATGGACAACCTGTCGCTGTCTCTGGAAAACAGCGTCTGCCCTGATGCCGACTGTGATTTATCCGCTGAAATGCCGCTGGCGCCGAACGACGAACTGGCGGGCCAGGTCGCGCTGTCGTCGTTACCCGCAGGCGACGACCAGCGCGTAACGATGTCGCTGCAACTGGACACGCAAGAGCACGATTACCGCAGCAGCAACAATCGTCCGACGGTGCGCATTTTTCTGACCGACAAACCTGATCTGAACCTGGTGGCCCCCGGCTTTGTGCGCGGCACCTTCACTCAGCAGCAACGCCGTGCCAGTGTCCGCACACGCCTGGAAAATCTCTCTACCCATGCCAGCACCGAGGGCGCAGGCCTGAGCATCGTGTTACCGCCCGCCACGCAACTGCTGAACAGGCAAGCCTTGCAGTGCACCCAGTCTGCCGAAGGGCTGTTCTGCCCGGCACCGCCCCTGGCGCCCGGCGGTCAACACAGCATGACACTGGAGCTGTCCTCACTGGATGGCCTGCCGCGCACCCTGCAGCTGACAGCCCACACCCCCGCCGGCACCTTCGGGGTGGGTCAAACCGAGGCCGCCGTCGCCGTCCAGTACCCGGACACCGAAACACCGGTATTACGCATGGGCAGCGGCGGCGCGCTCTGGGGCGGGCTCCTGCTGATTCTCATTCTTCTGCGACGCCGCCACGTCAATCGACATGTCTGGCCAGATCCATCCCGTCATAAAGTATGCGCAGGACATCAATAA
- a CDS encoding FAD-dependent monooxygenase translates to MKGWPTRTQVLIIGAGPTGLTLGIALRQRGIDCLIVDKLPAPLPWSRALGLHARTQEILAALGVQAAISERSLAQRAVSVYGDRGPLFTLDLDVLDAPYPHVLSCPQAEVEACLANRFAALGGMLVRDCDLRDFSQDDDGVVARLHWAAGDQFLRADVMVGCDGANSRVRDVLGISFDGERYPDHFLLADLDIEWDLPRDSSHGFLLGEGVLIAIPLPQGWRLIINQRDDEDLAPQLDIEPFRERLEHCLETPPGLGEPRWLSRFSIHRRLAGRYRRNRVLLAGDACHIQSPLGAQGMNTGIGDAFNLGWKLAAYLQGHGDGRLLDSYEQERRPVARQMLTAVDLLSKGSFTRAAPWRRVRDGVLRLAGNRPGLGARLVRRASQLDVNYRHSPIVARSSGDLPARRDRGPLPGDRVPDAPLRAACGDKAENVEARLHDCLRDGAFQLLIQLPDTLDTDHAAVLSIYALLTRLPDEFGALLGVQLIAPGDWPDALKDLLSQPMPGAAMQLWCHAGEAFAERFGSEGRLWLVRPDGHLAFRGLLTDADELVGYLADLLARRD, encoded by the coding sequence ATGAAGGGATGGCCGACACGCACCCAGGTCCTCATCATTGGCGCCGGGCCCACCGGCCTCACGCTGGGCATTGCCCTGCGCCAGCGCGGCATCGATTGCCTGATCGTCGACAAGCTGCCCGCGCCGTTGCCCTGGTCGCGTGCCCTGGGGCTGCATGCCCGGACCCAGGAGATACTGGCAGCACTGGGGGTGCAGGCCGCCATCAGTGAGCGCAGCCTGGCGCAGCGCGCGGTCAGTGTCTACGGCGACCGGGGGCCGTTGTTTACGCTGGATCTGGATGTGCTGGATGCGCCCTATCCGCATGTGCTGTCCTGCCCGCAGGCTGAAGTGGAGGCGTGCCTGGCGAACCGTTTCGCCGCGCTGGGCGGCATGCTGGTGCGCGATTGCGATCTGCGTGACTTTTCCCAGGATGACGATGGTGTGGTGGCGCGTCTGCACTGGGCGGCCGGTGATCAGTTCCTGCGCGCGGATGTCATGGTCGGCTGCGATGGCGCCAATTCCCGCGTGCGCGATGTGTTGGGCATCAGTTTTGACGGTGAGCGTTACCCGGATCATTTTCTGCTCGCTGACCTGGATATCGAATGGGATCTGCCCCGCGACAGTTCCCATGGTTTTCTGTTGGGGGAGGGGGTGCTGATTGCCATTCCCTTGCCGCAGGGCTGGCGGTTGATCATCAACCAGCGTGATGATGAGGATCTCGCTCCGCAGCTGGATATCGAGCCGTTTCGTGAGCGGTTGGAGCACTGCCTGGAGACGCCGCCAGGGCTGGGCGAGCCCCGCTGGCTGAGCCGTTTTTCGATCCATCGACGGCTGGCCGGGCGGTATCGCCGCAACCGCGTGCTGCTGGCGGGCGATGCCTGCCACATCCAGAGTCCATTGGGCGCGCAGGGCATGAACACCGGCATCGGGGATGCCTTCAATCTGGGCTGGAAGCTGGCGGCTTATCTGCAAGGGCATGGTGATGGTCGTCTGCTGGACAGCTACGAGCAGGAACGCCGCCCGGTGGCACGGCAGATGCTGACGGCGGTCGATCTGCTGTCAAAGGGCTCGTTCACGCGTGCAGCGCCATGGCGGCGGGTGCGCGACGGGGTGCTGCGCCTGGCGGGCAACCGGCCTGGGCTGGGTGCGCGTCTGGTGCGGCGCGCCAGCCAGCTGGATGTGAATTACCGGCACTCACCGATTGTGGCGCGCAGCTCCGGAGATCTGCCTGCTCGCCGCGACCGGGGGCCGTTGCCGGGCGATCGTGTGCCGGACGCCCCGCTGCGGGCGGCGTGTGGGGATAAGGCGGAGAACGTGGAGGCGCGGCTGCATGACTGTCTGCGTGACGGGGCCTTCCAGCTGCTGATCCAGTTGCCCGACACGCTGGATACGGACCATGCCGCAGTGCTGTCCATCTATGCACTGCTGACCCGCTTGCCGGACGAATTCGGTGCCCTGCTGGGCGTGCAACTGATCGCCCCCGGTGACTGGCCCGATGCCCTGAAGGATCTGTTGAGCCAGCCGATGCCGGGCGCGGCCATGCAGCTGTGGTGCCATGCCGGTGAGGCCTTCGCCGAGCGCTTCGGCAGCGAAGGCCGCTTGTGGCTGGTGCGGCCGGACGGGCATCTGGCCTTCCGTGGTCTGCTGACGGATGCCGATGAACTGGTGGGTTATCTTGCGGATCTGCTGGCGCGGCGCGACTGA
- a CDS encoding GGDEF domain-containing protein gives MNLPSSLATDRGTNTLQLTARILFALLVAAYFIALPALHLPLHGALMALLVALYLLLQGGLFFRPFSGAPLVSNLVDLAALGVLILLDPGEPPPTLALMIVAVLSTGLLNGLPRFLYSLAIAAAVLLVVLPLRLQQSDTPLAASSLFLLAVMLTCAVYFGLLLYRNKVLTRLAQEATWQDPETGLISRTALSHTAGWLLPLHERLSSPLTAVMLRPHDPSQLDALASGLSQRLRRSDIGARADELCLALLLPDTNVANAERVITTLREHTPPFTAVMTSVPRETSLDLVIDHLGETFQRGDTSDRELIHAPPLRV, from the coding sequence ATGAATCTACCCAGCTCGCTTGCCACCGATCGCGGTACCAACACACTCCAGCTGACAGCACGCATACTGTTTGCGTTGCTCGTCGCCGCCTATTTTATCGCCTTGCCCGCACTGCATCTGCCGCTGCACGGCGCGCTGATGGCATTGCTGGTGGCACTGTATCTGTTGTTGCAGGGCGGCCTCTTCTTCCGCCCTTTCTCCGGTGCGCCGCTGGTCAGCAATCTGGTCGACCTGGCCGCCCTGGGGGTGCTGATACTGCTTGATCCCGGCGAGCCGCCCCCGACACTGGCACTGATGATCGTCGCGGTACTCAGCACCGGCCTGCTCAATGGCCTGCCGCGTTTTCTCTACAGCCTGGCCATCGCTGCCGCCGTGTTGCTTGTGGTACTGCCGTTGCGGCTGCAGCAGTCGGACACCCCGCTTGCCGCCAGCTCCCTGTTCCTGCTTGCGGTGATGCTGACCTGCGCGGTCTATTTCGGCCTGCTGCTGTATCGCAACAAGGTCCTGACACGGCTGGCCCAGGAGGCCACCTGGCAAGACCCGGAGACCGGCCTGATCAGCCGCACCGCCCTGAGCCACACGGCAGGCTGGCTGTTGCCCCTGCACGAGCGTCTGTCCAGCCCGCTGACCGCCGTCATGCTGCGCCCGCATGACCCGAGCCAGCTGGATGCCCTGGCCAGCGGCCTCAGCCAGCGCCTGCGCCGCAGCGATATCGGCGCCCGCGCCGACGAGCTCTGTCTGGCCCTGCTGCTGCCCGACACCAATGTCGCCAATGCCGAGCGGGTTATCACCACTCTGCGCGAGCATACTCCGCCGTTCACCGCCGTGATGACCTCCGTGCCCCGGGAAACCAGCCTCGACCTGGTGATCGACCACCTGGGCGAGACGTTCCAGCGCGGTGACACCAGCGACCGTGAGCTGATCCACGCCCCGCCGCTGCGAGTCTGA
- the ppc gene encoding phosphoenolpyruvate carboxylase encodes MTEADLHAPLRENVRLLGDMLGQTLREQQGEALFALVERIRQVAVEARSSGAVDMRRLSELLTPLDEQQLLDVARAFSQFLNLANLAEQQHRVRLRRRRQGYDADIGSTESLRQVIQRLLDSGLSAETVRTTLSTLSVELVLTAHPTEVSRRTLIRKYDQMAEWLAALDRTDLGEDERGRCREGLRRSILSAWCTDEIRRERPTPVDEAKWGFATLEQSLWQALPVFLRELDDAASELLGGPLPAAVAPIRIASWMGGDRDGNPNVTASVTREVLRLARWMAADLYIRDVEELLADFAMHEASDELLAHTGPSAEPYRIVLRGLRERLRHTRAHMESLVNGAEPPGGDIIRCREDLLAPLMLIDRSLRACNMAALADGALRDTVRRAHAFGVTLLRLDIRQESSRHSAVLDAVTRYLGLGCYLDWSEAERQRFLLAELDSRRPLIDARFYRSEECTDEVREVLDTCAVIASESAEALGAYVISMATSPSDILAVMLLQRMMGVSSPMRVVPLFETLSDLQGAGATLRALLAVDSYREAVGDGQEIMIGYSDSAKDAGFLAAAWAQYRAQEELTALFAEHGIALTLFHGRGGSISRGGSPTRTALLSQPPGSVAGRIRVTEQGEVIRFKYGMPQIAIHNMEQYVAATLEATLLPPVAPGEDWRAEMAALTGQAVAAYREVVRDTPALVDYLRTVTPEQELTRLALGSRPARRKRAGGLASLRAIPWVFAWTQIRLMLPAWLGTGVALNSALADPQRRQVLDAMQRDWPFFQGMLDMLEMVLAKADVAVASYYEERLTRDRTLRELGAELRERLQGTVSALQGVSGRRDLLANNPVMRWSVQVRNPYTDPLHLLQAELMGRLRDTHEPDPRLESALMVTITGIAAGLRNTG; translated from the coding sequence GTGACGGAAGCCGATCTGCATGCCCCGTTGCGGGAAAATGTACGCCTGTTGGGCGATATGCTGGGCCAGACCTTGCGTGAACAACAGGGCGAGGCGCTGTTTGCCCTGGTGGAGCGCATTCGTCAGGTAGCCGTGGAAGCACGATCGAGCGGGGCGGTGGATATGCGCCGCCTGAGCGAATTGCTGACGCCGCTGGATGAACAGCAACTGCTGGATGTGGCGCGGGCGTTCAGCCAGTTCCTGAATCTTGCCAATCTGGCCGAGCAGCAGCACCGCGTGCGCTTGCGCCGCCGTCGCCAGGGGTACGATGCCGACATCGGCAGTACCGAAAGCCTGCGTCAGGTGATCCAGCGGTTGCTGGACAGTGGGCTGTCTGCAGAGACCGTGCGCACGACCTTGTCGACACTGTCGGTGGAGCTGGTGCTGACCGCGCACCCGACAGAGGTGTCGCGCCGCACCCTGATTCGCAAGTATGACCAGATGGCTGAATGGCTGGCCGCGCTGGACCGTACTGATCTGGGCGAAGATGAACGGGGGCGCTGTCGCGAAGGTCTGCGGCGCAGCATCCTGTCGGCCTGGTGTACGGACGAAATCCGGCGCGAAAGGCCGACGCCGGTGGATGAGGCCAAGTGGGGGTTTGCCACGCTGGAGCAGTCGTTATGGCAGGCACTGCCTGTTTTCCTGCGTGAGCTCGACGACGCAGCCAGTGAGTTGCTGGGCGGCCCCCTGCCCGCAGCGGTGGCGCCGATCCGTATCGCCTCCTGGATGGGCGGCGACCGTGACGGCAATCCGAATGTCACCGCCAGCGTGACCCGCGAGGTGTTGCGCCTGGCGCGCTGGATGGCGGCGGATCTGTATATTCGTGACGTGGAGGAATTGCTGGCGGACTTCGCCATGCATGAAGCGAGCGATGAACTGCTGGCGCACACGGGGCCGTCTGCCGAACCCTACCGCATTGTCCTGCGAGGTCTGCGCGAAAGGCTGCGCCATACCCGCGCGCACATGGAGTCGCTGGTCAATGGTGCCGAGCCACCGGGGGGCGACATCATCCGCTGCCGGGAGGATCTGCTGGCGCCGTTGATGCTGATCGACCGGTCGCTGCGTGCGTGCAACATGGCGGCCCTGGCGGACGGCGCGCTGCGCGATACCGTGCGGCGCGCCCATGCCTTCGGTGTCACCCTGTTGCGGCTGGATATTCGCCAGGAATCGTCGCGCCACAGCGCGGTGCTGGATGCCGTGACACGCTATCTGGGGCTGGGCTGTTATCTGGACTGGTCCGAGGCCGAGCGGCAGCGTTTTCTGCTGGCTGAACTGGACAGCCGGCGGCCTTTGATTGATGCGCGTTTCTATCGCAGCGAAGAATGTACCGATGAGGTGCGCGAGGTGCTGGACACCTGCGCTGTGATCGCCAGTGAATCGGCGGAAGCCCTGGGCGCCTACGTGATTTCCATGGCCACCTCGCCGTCGGACATTCTGGCGGTCATGTTGCTGCAACGCATGATGGGCGTGAGCTCGCCGATGCGGGTGGTACCCCTGTTCGAAACCCTGAGTGATCTGCAGGGCGCTGGCGCGACGTTGCGTGCCCTGCTGGCCGTGGACAGCTACCGCGAGGCGGTAGGCGACGGCCAGGAAATCATGATCGGCTATTCCGATTCGGCCAAGGATGCGGGCTTTCTTGCTGCCGCCTGGGCGCAGTACCGGGCACAGGAGGAACTGACCGCGCTGTTCGCCGAACATGGCATTGCGTTGACGCTGTTTCATGGTCGTGGCGGCTCCATCAGCCGCGGTGGATCGCCGACCCGTACAGCGTTGCTGTCGCAACCGCCGGGGTCGGTGGCCGGGCGTATCCGGGTGACCGAGCAGGGGGAGGTGATTCGCTTCAAGTACGGCATGCCGCAGATCGCCATCCACAATATGGAACAGTATGTGGCCGCGACCCTGGAGGCGACCTTGCTGCCGCCGGTGGCCCCCGGCGAGGACTGGCGGGCGGAGATGGCGGCCCTGACCGGGCAGGCGGTGGCCGCTTATCGCGAGGTGGTGCGTGACACCCCGGCCCTGGTGGATTACCTGCGCACGGTGACACCGGAGCAGGAACTGACCCGGCTGGCGCTGGGCAGTCGGCCCGCGCGACGCAAGCGCGCAGGCGGCCTGGCGTCGCTGCGCGCCATTCCGTGGGTGTTTGCCTGGACGCAGATTCGTCTGATGTTGCCCGCCTGGCTGGGCACCGGGGTGGCCCTGAATTCAGCCCTGGCCGACCCGCAGCGACGTCAGGTGCTGGATGCGATGCAGCGTGACTGGCCGTTTTTCCAGGGCATGCTCGACATGCTGGAAATGGTGCTGGCGAAAGCCGATGTGGCGGTGGCGAGTTACTATGAAGAGCGTCTCACCCGCGACCGCACCTTGCGGGAACTGGGGGCGGAATTACGCGAGCGTCTACAGGGCACGGTCAGTGCGTTGCAGGGGGTCAGCGGGCGCCGCGACCTGTTGGCCAATAATCCGGTAATGCGCTGGTCGGTGCAGGTGCGCAATCCCTACACCGACCCGCTGCATCTGTTGCAGGCTGAGTTGATGGGGCGGCTGCGCGACACCCATGAACCGGACCCACGTCTGGAAAGCGCGCTGATGGTCACCATCACGGGCATCGCGGCGGGCTTGCGCAATACCGGCTGA